In Humulus lupulus chromosome 6, drHumLupu1.1, whole genome shotgun sequence, a single genomic region encodes these proteins:
- the LOC133783738 gene encoding uncharacterized protein LOC133783738, producing the protein MEEGSFQHFTHEQHPLIYKSQSPFFKSKSLFSCHICNHLISPSERHYFCQYLICNFHIHKHCGELPRHINSSFHGVHHLTLLKRSSLQNSVHCFYCEKAFGDEYAYTCDECDFYMHTNCGLIPQPTITNHCGEDNGDDDHGVIQFSCHQHPMALIEVEGGEHINLGKKCFACQLPWSSPAYSCTTLTCENFFHKSCVDHLPQTIQHPFHSHKPLILQISKPRSCSVCFKKDCRLIFSCREIGCTFKIGTECAFLDTIVKCRSHDHLLSFVEGAYCDDIQCDACRKSYKELNNHVTYEIHLTRSFLFRCMECDFNLHFLCGLLPSTIKYKYHIHELTLADSIIEDNCHEYCCDVCEQERNPEFRIYKCTDCQYTAHIHCLIHEIWKVIKKKDNIINHVELWALGENLWKWESEMEEDDTISTKQKMTLRDLMNCLTQEEKKKMLQPSYDYKTTFYHYYKTANSRFHQLGSIEDFDTMKEFFQEFGSLITDFNNELYYYNAEEGLKIDEKYLRQEVIEVDGKYKVPKTLAPILKTLIDKYGDLGGDSSLTPQMKSVTITVLLIVIDKMCRTKMEDVTWDDLKEWYFYLGGIRRITYFKINQLLVDLRKKIFPVYWSFKAIRCKKQVAENLHDKIESLKAELKRSEENLEELEKIDMHEFINIALQMMP; encoded by the exons ATGGAGGAGGGCTCGTTTCAACATTTCACTCATGAACAACATCCTTTAATCTATAAAAGTCAGTCCCCATTTTTCAAGTCAAAATCATTATTCAGTTGCCATATATGCAATCACTTAATCAGTCCATCGGAAAGGCATTACTTTTGTCAATATTTGATTTGCAACTTTCACATCCACAAACATTGTGGGGAGTTACCAAGGCATATCAACAGCTCCTTCCATGGTGTGCACCATCTTACTCTCCTTAAGAGATCATCGTTGCAAAACTCTGTTCATTGCTTTTATTGTGAGAAGGCCTTCGGAGATGAATATGCGTACACTTGCGATGAGTGTGATTTCTACATGCATACCAATTGTGGTTTGATCCCGCAGCCCACAATAACAAACCACTGTGGTGAAGACAACGGTGATGATGATCATGGCGTCATTCAATTCTCATGCCACCAACATCCAATGGCACTTATCGAGGTTGAAGGTGGCGAGCACATTAATCTTGGTAAGAAATGCTTTGCATGTCAATTGCCTTGGTCCAGTCCAGCCTATTCTTGCACAACACTTACATGTGAGAATTTTTTCCATAAGTCGTGTGTAGATCATCTTCCACAAACAATTCAACATCCTTTTCATTCACACAAACCTCTTATCCTTCAAATCAGTAAGCCTCGGTCTTGTAGTGTTTGTTTTAAAAAAGATTGCAGACTCATTTTTAGTTGTCGTGAAATTGGATGTACGTTTAAGATTGGTACCGAGTGTGCATTTCTTGACACAATTGTAAAGTGTCGGAGTCATGATCATTTGCTTTCTTTTGTGGAAGGAGCATATTGTGACGATATCCAATGTGATGCTTGTCGAAAATCTTACAAAGAGTTGAATAATCATGTGACATATGAAATTCATTTGACTCGATCATTCCTATTTCGTTGTATGGAGTGTGATTTCAACCTCCACTTTCTATGTGGTCTATTGCCATCTACCATTAAGTACAAATACCACATACACGAGTTGACTCTTGCTGATTCTATCATCGAGGATAATTGCCACGAATATTGTTGCGATGTATGCGAACAAGAAAGGAACCCAGAATTTCGTATTTACAAATGTACCGATTGCCAATACACAGCGCATATACACTGCTTAATTCATGAG ATTTGGAAGGTGATCAAGAAAAAAGACAACATCATTAATCATGTGGAGCTCTGGGCTCTGGGAGAAAATCTATGGAAATGGGAAAGTGAAATGGAAGAGGATGATACTATTTCGACTAAGCAGAAAATGACACTTAGGGACTTAATGAATTGTCTAAcccaagaagaaaaaaagaagatgCTCCAACCATCCTACGATTATAAAACAACTTTCTACCATTACTACAAAACTGCTAATTCTCGATTTCATCAATTAGGTTCTATTGAAGATTTTGACACAATGAAGGAATTTTTCCAAGAGTTTGGAAGCTTGATAACAGACTTTAACAATGAGCTTTATTACTACAATGCTGAAGAAGGTTTGAAAATAGATGAGAAATATTTGAGGCAAGAGGTTATTGAAGTGGATGGTAAGTACAAAGTACCAAAGACATTGGCTCCTATTTTGAAAACATTAATTGATAAGTATGGAGATCTTGGTGGGGATTCAAGTTTGACTCCTCAAATGAAGAGTGTCACTATAACGGTACTACTAATTGTGATCGACAAAATGTGTAGAACTAAGATGGAAGATGTCACATGGGATGACCTAAAAGAATGGTATTTTTATCTAGGTGGCATTCGTAGAATTACATATTTCAAAATCAATCAACTCTTGGTTGatctaagaaaaaaaatattcccAGTGTATTGGAGCTTTAAAGCAATTAGATGTAAGAAACAAGTCGCTGAAAATCTACATGACAAGATTGAATCTTTAAAGGCTGAATTGAAGAGAAGcgaggaaaatttggaggaactCGAGAAAATTGACATGCATGAGTTCATAAACATTGCTTTGCAAATGATGCCATAG